A genomic window from Punica granatum isolate Tunisia-2019 chromosome 2, ASM765513v2, whole genome shotgun sequence includes:
- the LOC116195484 gene encoding uncharacterized protein LOC116195484 has translation MNRTLLFEANMTSFFMKKLSLLLLMLAVALVPIRAARFAASFGNPGRIKSGYFAYPPIQPRQIDYKVIDNSTSPGNSRFKNEIGEDNAHYGVMLGSGYVFSLLDIHVSEGKGYTEVTLIVESFREAGIEVYPLEVASTIDNYIRVNSDYIQSFEGDALREFEGIMYHESTHVWQWTGNGQAPQSLLNGIADYVRLKAGFPSVNWGERGSGDSWDQGYEVTAYFLEYCGGLKGGFVAQLNAMMKDSYSDNFFDSLLGKSVDQLWSDYKLAYGNSPIASPAMPPVPGN, from the coding sequence ATGAATCGCACCCTACTTTTCGAAGCCAATATGACTTCCTTTTTTATGAAGAAACTCTCTCTCTTGCTCCTGATGCTCGCAGTCGCTCTTGTCCCAATCAGGGCGGCACGGTTTGCTGCATCTTTTGGCAATCCGGGCAGAATCAAATCCGGATATTTCGCTTACCCTCCCATCCAACCGCGACAAATCGACTACAAAGTCATCGACAACTCCACCAGCCCTGGAAACAGCAGGTTCAAGAATGAAATCGGCGAAGACAATGCCCATTATGGCGTGATGCTTGGCAGTGGATATGTGTTCAGCCTCCTTGACATACACGTGTCTGAGGGGAAAGGCTACACAGAGGTAACATTGATCGTCGAGAGCTTCAGAGAGGCTGGGATCGAGGTCTACCCTCTTGAAGTCGCCAGCACCATAGACAACTACATTAGAGTGAACTCCGACTACATCCAATCTTTTGAAGGGGATGCCCTGAGGGAATTCGAAGGAATCATGTACCACGAGAGCACCCATGTCTGGCAGTGGACTGGAAACGGTCAAGCCCCACAGAGCCTACTGAATGGTATCGCCGACTACGTGAGGTTGAAGGCTGGATTCCCGTCCGTGAACTGGGGGGAACGAGGCTCAGGCGATAGTTGGGACCAGGGTTATGAAGTCACTGCTTACTTCCTCGAGTACTGTGGAGGACTCAAGGGCGGGTTTGTTGCACAGTTAAACGCTATGATGAAGGATTCCTACAGCGACAACTTCTTCGATTCACTGCTTGGGAAGAGTGTCGATCAACTGTGGAGTGACTATAAACTAGCCTATGGGAATTCTCCTATTGCGTCACCTGCTATGCCTCCAGTGCCAGGAAACTGA